In Arcobacter sp. LA11, a single window of DNA contains:
- a CDS encoding filamentous hemagglutinin N-terminal domain-containing protein produces the protein MKRLIDFSSRFRILKGGKISLVVSAMLTSASLLQAAPSGGVVTSGDASISQSANVTNIHQNTQKASINWQKFNIANHETVNFKQPNSSAIALNRVIGNEKSVINGALNANGQVWILNSNGVLFGKNAS, from the coding sequence ATGAAAAGATTAATCGATTTTAGTTCACGCTTTAGAATTTTAAAAGGTGGGAAGATAAGCTTAGTAGTAAGTGCAATGCTAACAAGTGCAAGCTTACTTCAAGCAGCACCAAGTGGAGGAGTAGTAACCAGTGGAGATGCAAGTATCTCACAAAGTGCTAATGTCACAAATATTCATCAAAATACACAAAAAGCGAGTATAAATTGGCAAAAGTTTAATATAGCCAACCATGAAACCGTAAACTTTAAACAACCCAATAGCTCAGCTATAGCTTTAAATAGAGTAATAGGAAATGAAAAAAGTGTTATAAACGGAGCTTTAAATGCAAATGGTCAAGTATGGATACTTAACTCCAATGGTGTTTTATTTGGTAAAAATGCAAGT